The segment CTCTTTAATTGACACTAAATCCATTCTACTTTCTCTTGATGCATCGTAGGAAACGTATATGCGAGTTTCACGGTCAGAAACAAACATAAATAGACTAAATTTCTCCTAAATAATTGAAAATATAGAGAAAATTTctcaaaacttattatttataaaattattcgaCCTCTATAATATAATATTGAAAAGGTTTAAATAAGATTATAAATCTAATAATTGttgattaaataattaaataaaataataacatATTCTGAACTTAAACATAAAATACTAACTAAATAGAATTCTAATTAATAGGCTTCTACCGATTGAATCGTGATTTCACTATAAAATCATATTTGGACTATAATTTATCACTTTAAATTGTTTGGTCCTCTAACTTTATGCATTCAAAGCCCTAAGGAAATACTCATTTTATCTATAATCCTTCTTCCATCATCTCTCCTCTCAATTCTACAGTCCAGTAGTAGCCGCTTACTTTGATAAATTATTCTTACTAATTGATTGTGTAAAAATTACTCCCTTTGTCTGCAATTACATGCTTTTTAAGGTTTTGGTATACGGAACAAGGCCAATAATATTTGGAGCAAAATACCCTCTAACAAGCAAATAATTACATCTACACAAGATAATTACACAAAATAGAGTACAATACATCGTTCGTCTTTCCTCCCCTAGATCCGACTACCGCCTGCCTCCGGCAACTTCCTTTCTTCCTGCCAGCTCCGATACGGACATATTCTCTTTCTAGAATCGTCTTCGTTCTCTTCTCCCTCAGCTCCGACGCCATTCGTTCCCTCTCTCAAAGCCGGCATCGTTCAGGTGGTTGGCGATTTGGTGGTAGCGTGGTTGGCGTTCAATCTGATGGTGGGGTGGTGATGGAGATCGAGTGATCTGGTGGTGCCGAGGTCTGGCAATTCATCTCTTGGTGATGGAGGCCGAGCGATCTGGTGGTGGCAGGTTGGGTGAGCGATCTTATAGTGGTAGAGGCCGAGCGATCTTCTGTTGCCGAGGTTGGGCAATTGATCTCTGATGATGGTGGTCCAGCGATCTGGTGGTGGCGGATTAGTATTAGGAATCTAGGATTAGGATTCCTAGTTTGTCACAAATTGGTTATACTAAATAAATTATTATAAGCATTTTCTATGTCAATTAGGAAATAGATTAGGTATTTTTAAGTCAAGTAGAAAATAGGTTTATATATTTTCTAGATCTATTGGGAATATATGAGTTTATATTAGTATAAATAGATGAGTTCGCATAGAGAATCATCGGAGTCTAAATTGAGTATGAATTAGTTTAAAAAAAGTGTCTTTGTATAGGTAAGCACTTGGTATGCTGAATTTGCTCGTTAATAAAAGCTCTTGAGTTTTGTTGTGGATGTAGATCTGTTTTTATAGAACCACGTAAATCTTTTGTGATTTTGCTTTTGTATTATTCCTATCACTTTATCAATATTATTCCATGTATTTTGCCTATCGAATCCTAACAGTTGGTATCAAAGCTATAGCGGCAAAGTTTGAAATCGATAAGTTTCATGGTTCCAACGATTTTAATCTTTAGATGGTGAATGTGGAAGCTCTCTTTTGTCAGCTGGGTTGTCGAGAAATCATAATCAAAAAAGGCGCGCCGGAGGCGTGGAATGCTGAGAAGAAAGTCTTCATGCAAGGTAAAGCACATAGTACTATTTTATTATCTCTTTCAGATAATATATTACGAGAGGTGTTAGATAAAAAGATTGCGATAGAGCTTTGGAATGTGTTGGGTGAAAAATACTCAATGCAGAATCTAACTAGAAAGATATTCCAAAAGAGGAGGATGTACCAATTTAAACTCCGAGAGGGAGATTCAATGATGAGTCATCTTGATGGGTTTAATAAGATGATTCTTGATGCTGAGGCGGCTAGGATAAAACTTAGTGATGAATATAAGGCTCTAATCTTGATATTATCACTACCACCATCTTGGGAGCACTTCACGGATATCATGCTTTATGATAGAGATATGATTAGATTGGCAACGGTCAATAATGTTCTTTTGCAGAAGGACATGGACAAAGATAGCGTAAGTTTAAGTGCTGGAAATCAAGGTGTGGGTTTGATAGCAAGATACAAAGGCAAACCGAAAGCCTCGTCAGATTCGTTGACTAAATGTTTGTTTACTGAAAAGTTCAGCTTGTGTGTGGACAAGTTTGATTTTGATAAACCCTGACTTGACTCTTGTTGTGGATGTAGATCTATTTTTGATCGAATCACGTGAATCATTTGTGTTTTTGCTTTCGTATTATTCCTATCACTTTATCGATGTTATTCCGCGTAGTGTGCCGATCGAATCCTAACAATTAATAGAATGATCTAGTGGTTGGGCGAGCGATCTTGTAGTGGTGGAGGTCGGTGGTGGTGGTGGTCAAGGATGGTCTGGAGCCGAAGGGTTGGTGTCGAGCTAACAGTTGACAGGTCGATAAAAGGGTGGTGGCGAAGGGCCAGTCCCATTTATTTGAACAAGAATTGATTTTAAAAATTGGTGTGCATAGGTATATACATAAAGTATAAGgattcatttgtatatttatataagGGTAAATTAAGAAAGACATGCTATTTTTATCTAAAAAATATGTATATACAGACAAAATAAAATTTCAACAAAATCATATATTTACAGACGGAAGGAGTAATTTGGTTTAACTATAAAGAGAAAAAGATCGTCAAGAGCTTTTTTATTTTTTCAATAGAATTCTTACTCTAACTATATACGTTTTGCAAATTACAAATGAGAAAACCTATATGGGCAACTAAGCTCTGTTGAGCAGCATGATTCATCCGTCCAAAAATATTTGGAGATCACTTGACCATCGATTGAATATTGTCAAAGTTAATATGATAGGAGTTGATTTAAAATAGCCAAGAAAAAAACTTAGaaaataaaggaaaaaaaagaaaacGAGAAAGAATTAAAAAGAAGCCTGTTGTGTAGAAACTCCACCGCAATGCAAGGAGATTTAATGGTCTCTAGATCGCCCCATGCTCCCTTGACGGTGTCACCAGAAGTTAGCTAAAAACTatcgtaaaaacaatattttttccGTGCATTTTTACTTTGCACAAAGGTACAAAATTCCGTGTATGATGGAGCTTTTGAGCTGGAAAAGATAAAAAGATGAGATGCTTTAGCTTTGCAGTGTAAAACAAACTCCAAATCTTAAATGATATCTGGATAACAGATCACCTGCTGCATTTTATAAGTTACCCATATTTCAGATAAGTTGTTTTCGCTTGGCCATACCATTATCCCCTTTTGAAAAATAGAACAATATTAATTGTGATTCACTTCAAAATTCAATCATTTGATTAATCACAAAAAAATCTTAACGAAAATTAATAAAGTGCTTGACTGGTTTAGTGATATATATAAGATTTGGCACACACTAATGAGAAATATTTCAAAGTCGTCGAACAGTTGTAATTATCAAGAAGTTTGATTCACATTTTTCTAAGAAAAAATTCTATTGTTGTTAGTTTAAAGTTTTTCCTCCTATTTGATGTGTATCTTTAAACATAAGGTAcgtaaaaatataataattaatgtaGGCACTCAAATTTTGATAACAATCGGTTAATTTTGAAAAGGAAGATGAATTTGGTAATTAAGTTAAAGGCTCTATCTCCTGAGGTGTTTCACAAACTATATAAGAAATTTAAAAGATTGTTCTCATTCATTATATTGGTTTATATTGACAGATtaaatcaatatttatatattagaGGTGAGAAAGATAAATTAGGAAAATAAAATATCAGGAGAATATTCTTAACAATTATATTCTCACGGTTATATCTTGATCTATTGAGAGAGGCCAATACATTTGGCTAGATGACTGAAGAGTTGATTTTATAGATTTTTCTTTACAGTAGATAATAGAGCATTTAATTTAATTATCAAATTTTCATCTTCTTTTTTAAATTTTTGTCATTAAAATTTGATCGAAATTGAGAGCTCAATATAGCTTGAAAGATTTTCGaatttttttatgaaaattgtAAGTACGTGTTCAATTTTTCAATGATTCAAACGATAATCTATTTGAATATTTGTAGCACAAGTAATTATGGTAATTTTTATAAAATCGATCACTAAAAAAAATAAACTGCATGTTTGAATTGAGAAATTCTTATATAATATTGTCAATGATGCCATATATATTAATCATTCTTTTATAAATTGATTTTCATCGAAACATTATCCATCTCGTAATATGTTTTGTGAGGACTTATAGTTTCTATTCAACTTTTTCTGTAGGCTAAAATATtagaataatgatatatattaacgaTTATGTATATGTTGAAATTCAATTTCCCAATAAAATCTGCAGTTGCAACCTCACAATTTTATTATtctaattttatgtatataagATACTCCCTTTTTTGGGGACCGACTTTAAACGAGTAGCTGCAAGTGAGTTTATTTTCTTAGTATTAGTAAAGTCTTCATTTAAATATAGACATTTAGGCTAACATATCAAAGGTCATTGTATCTTGAAGGGAAGATTGCCGTAATTAATATAGTATATCTTTGACCCTTGTGGTAATCAAATATCATCGGAGATGAGCAAAATCTTACCTTAAGGACCATGATTATTACATGCCTCACCCTAGTATCCTCTTTTCCATTCTTCAACATGTAGTGCCCGGTTTATAATTTTTGAAGTAGGGAACCATTTTCATTATCAGCGTGACAAAATATTCCAACGGTACGAAGTCCTTATTGGATTTACTAAGAACAAATTCTCCAAAAAAAAAACCTGATTTTTGAAATCCATCAAGTCTAAGATATTAATAGAAGTGTCATATTTTGATTTGTTGACTGATTTCTAAGAGAGTATTCAAGTATTGTCCTAAATAAAAAATATCTCCGTAAAAGTACAAATGATAAGTATATTCTATCAAGCCTAAAAAGATTATCCTCTAATTTTTTTTATTGAAGGAATTAATTATATAATTGATGATATTTTGTTTAAAACTTAGATAAAATATGTGATATTTTGAATTGTGTGGACGAAAATAGTGAGATCGAGTACTGAAAATTCGATCTTCAGTGTTAAGCTGCGGATTAATATCTTAATTAAGTAAAATCGTATTTTCGGTTCACGAATGTTATCATGTTAATTGTGTCATGATTGTCATATGATTGTGATTAAAACGATTAAAACAAGATCGTGAAGATAGAATACGATCTAATCAAATTCGTGTTTTAAAAACACGAATTTGGTATTAATCTTTCCAAACATGCTCGTGAACTGGGAACACGATTTTGCAGCATCCTCGTTGACTAGCCGATCATGAGTGGAGCCATATAAATAAGACAAAACAATactcaataaataaataataacctTTAATTAATTAAGTAATCGACTACCCTCAAAAACACAAATTTAAGTAATCCGCAAGTGAAATTCGTGGACGATGTTACTAAAATTAAGGTCGGTTCAATCGTGAACCGAATCTACTTCCGTTGGTAAAGATTTAAGAAACGGACAAAGTTAGGCTAAAATTTAAACTTGGTTAGACATTAACCCAAACTAACTCCAAACATAACATAGTAGAATTAGTAACATGAGGTGATTTTTTGGCCGATCCTGAAAATTGAAATCGAACTAGAATTAACTCAAACCGAACTAGTGATTTCCCATTCCAAAATATTAAATGCAGAGGCATACCAATTTTGTTTTTTTGTAGGTGACTCATTAAATTATGTACATGTGCAAATCTGGATGGTCCTTCGTTCTAATTGGGATTAAGTTTATTTCGTTTTCTATCATTTAATGTCTCGATTTGTCAGAAGATTAACAAGAAACCAAATCGAGTCGAACCGGCCTACGAACCAAAATTTTGAATCGTTTGAGTCCCAGGCTGAGTTAAGTGATGGTGGCAAGCCCAATCAATCCATAGTTTTAAACGTGGACCGTAAAACACCAGATCACTACTACTCCTCAAAACCCTAACAAAACCATTTTGGAAGAAAAATGAAATCGCAAAGATAGCATGGTCGGGTTCCTAGAACCCGatctttgtaattttaattttttttaatacgtAAAATAGTATGATCGGGTTTTTAGAACccgatttttataattttaatcatttttttaaTACGTAAAATAGCATGATCGGGTTTTTAGAATGCGATCTTTGTACTTTTAATTAAGAActtcattttttttaattttttattcaaGATCGAGTTTTCGGATTGCAATTTCAGTCATGCCAAGTTCGTGTTTTTAGAACACGAACTTCTTAATTATACTTAAGCAAGTTCGCGTTCCGAAGTTTGTATTCTACCTCCACGCCTCCAATTCAAACAATAAGACTGTAGCGTACTCGAACAATACGCATCAGGTATGGATGTGTGGCTGCTCCATTTCCTTTTCAaatttagaaatatatatatacacacatatggtATCTATGAAAAAAAGAATCCTAAAGATAAAACTTGAACAAAAATTAAAGTAAAGCAGCTATGGATTTTAGCACTAGATCGGCCAATGTTTTGCAAGAAATGAACTGTGAACAAAACATGAAGCATATCCCACTGACCCACCCATCCCATCCCATCCCATCTTTTTATTGATCTGTCTCTATACTGTGCACCATACTATATAAACAACTCATTGTAAATGCTTCAATACATACGAAAATAACAAACGATCCTtaaaatagctatatatatatatatctagctaCTTCACTCACTAGCTATATCAATAATCTCTAGCGATATATCATATATGGCTTCGGGAAATTGGACTGCAAAGCAGAACAAGTTGTTCGAGAATGCATTGGCCTTTTACGGCAAGGACACACCTGACCTCTGGAAAAAGTTAGCTAAAGCTGTCAAAGAGAAGTCGGTTGAAGAAGTGAAGCGTCACTATGAGGTCCTTCTTGAGGACTTGGACAAAATCGAATCCGGCCGTGTCCCTTTGCCTGCCTATAAGAAAATGGGAGGAGGCAGCAGCAATATTAAAGCTTATAGCTCCTACATGGACGAAGAAGAACAAAGGTATGCCTACTCTCATGAGATACGATCATGTTTATTTCCGATTATATTCCTTCCATCCATTAGTACATATTTTTAAATTATTGATATAAAGAAGAAGGTAAAAGGTAAAAATAAAAAGTTTAAAATAACATGTATTGTTAAATGGGATAGTGATTTTTATTAGTCGAATAATATTTTTCCATCCAAAATTACTAATTAGTTAATAGTTACTATAGTTGTTTCTCttcagactatgagctattaaggTGTAAAATGTAACTCAACAGTTTCAAATGATTTTTCTTCTTACATTTGccattttttataatatctttttaTATGCCTATTACAATCTGTCCATAAATCCTCTATAGATTATCATGAAAAAAAATCTTTTATGGACACTCCTAGTTAGTCGAATTAGCGTACTcacaaattaaaacttatattctaTATATTTTTACTGTCATGTGCTCTGGTCTAATCTGTATGTTTCATACATCCATGCAGGATGAAGGGACTCAGGCTCCAGTGATTTACTGAAGAGTCCGTTGAACGTCTGATGTTCcattaattaactaatgcaagaaAGTAAATGCATATACTACGTATAATACTACGGtccttttctttttttaaaaaatatcTACAGTCTGATTTCACTTTATTTCAGTTCACAAATGTTATCGTGTGTTTTCAATTAATGTTTCTTACCCAGTGTGTAATGGAGTTaataaataataagtatattaTGGAAGATTTGTTGGCACAAAATGGGGGCGGAGGCCAGATTCCTTATCAATTCATTATGAAGAAGGAAACTTGCTTTCCGTCGGAAAATTATTCGAATTGAAATTATAGAGTAGTTATCCATGCCGTCAAGATAAAAGAAAAACTCTTAAAaggttaaaattttatattttagacATGCAAATCACTTTTTTACGAGCGTATATTgataaaatctcatatttttatggATAAATTTAAAATTATACATATATGAGTAAATGATATGCATGCATGTACGTATATAAATAACGATGTGTGAGAAAATTTATACCAAAAAATATCTCTTAGATTAAAAATAGAAACCAACTTTCTAAAACGTACTGCAACAAAGTCACTTAGAATAGCAAGTAACTAGAAATGGTAGCGAAACACGTCGGATTTTTACTTGATCCAAATTCGATCCATAAGTATCTCTTAAAAAAAATCGATTTGATAtttatatagtgatatgtatttgtagataaaataaatatatgaaattaatttttatgtatttaataaaaaaaattaataacaatatcatatattattatagCTGAACCAAATTGTAGGCACTTCAATCCGAATTCGGTTCGATTTAAAACGGATCACACATATATGAATCGTATCTTAAAGTGATAATTATTCTCGATAATTTTTTTCAACAAATTATTAGACATATGAATATATCCCACATTAATCATTCACCGTAATAAAAATTGGTTTATATATCAATTAAAAAATTATTATCTTGAGCTTAAGATTCACTATACCAATGAAGAAAGGGAAAAAATGATTACACATAAATTATTTGATAAATgtgtattatgtataaattatTAAACTTGAATATCTTGTTTTACTTTTCCAAAAACCTTTTAGGAGCCGATGCAATTTGACTTTTCAAAACAGAATTCATGAGCAATCTACAAAGTCTAAACACACTTTAATACAATAATCGCCCCCAATTCCATCGAATGGAATCaactatataaatttttaaatttaaatttaaaaataatgtatAGATcatttgtcatattattattatgtataaaatacgatatataaaatacatataataaACTGCTAAATTATATAAAGACACGATATTTATTGCTATAAATAATTTTactaacctaaatatatataaatagttttcttatcccaaaaaaaaataatatatcttAAAAATAGTTTTTCTAACTCTATAAAACTAAGTCATTTATGTGGATACTATAAGCCGCCATTCTCCTTTCTCGACTACTAAGTTTTCTAAGATACCTAAAATTTATAAATCCTTTCTTACCACCCTTTATCATGTGAGTTTAGGTCTCCTTGTCCTTATGTTCATATGTCTATATCCTCGCCTCTCCTAACATGTGCTTCTCTAGATCTACGCGTCACATGTCCAAACCATCCAAGTCTACCATCTTTTATCTTCTCGTCTAAAGCTGTAATTTTAAGATTGCTTTTTATAGTATCATTTCGAACATTATCTCTTAGAGTAAACCCACTCGTGCACCTCAACATCCGCATCTCGAACACTCTAATCTTGTGCTTCTGTTGTTTTTTTATCACCTAACATTCTCTCCCATATAGAAAAGCCGGCCTCACAGCTGTTCTATAAAGCGTTCCTTTTAGCCGACTTGACATACGTCTATTATACAAGATACATGTTGCACTTTTTCATTTTTCCATTTTTCCCATCATGCTTGTATTCGACGGATAACATTCCTATCAAACAGAGGACTGTGTCATGGATGGTGATCCATTATTGTTCATCGATCATGTATGTCTTATGCACGGAAGGCCGCACTTATTTAATCTATTCCAAAGTTGATCAAAGGTTGATTAAGGTTCTTTGGTTTCGTGTACGG is part of the Rutidosis leptorrhynchoides isolate AG116_Rl617_1_P2 unplaced genomic scaffold, CSIRO_AGI_Rlap_v1 contig440, whole genome shotgun sequence genome and harbors:
- the LOC139883725 gene encoding protein RADIALIS-like 4; amino-acid sequence: MASGNWTAKQNKLFENALAFYGKDTPDLWKKLAKAVKEKSVEEVKRHYEVLLEDLDKIESGRVPLPAYKKMGGGSSNIKAYSSYMDEEEQRMKGLRLQ